The genomic segment AATCCGCTGAAAACAGCGCCGGTGCGAACTCAGACCACGACGGATTTTTCTACGCGCGCTTCCAGAAACGGTGACCATCAAACGCTTCTTCCCGCTTCGGCTCGCTGCCGTGCTCTGGATTGCGCTGGCCGTATGGCTGGCAGCACCGGGCGTGGCGCATGCCGACTCGATCGCGGTGCAGCGGGCGTCGCTGCAGGCTGACAGCAGCGGCTGGAGTCTCGACGCGCGTTTCGACTTCGACCTGAACAGCAATCTCGAAGACGCGGTCAACAAGGGCATCCCCCTCTACTTCACGACCGACTTCGAACTAAGCCGGCCGCGCTGGTACTGGTTCGACGAGCAACCGGTGAGCGTGTCGCAAAGCATTCGCCTGTCGTTCCAGCCGCTGACGCGCGAATACCGCGTGTCGAGCGTGTCGTCGGGCGGGTTGCAGCTTGGTTTCAGCACACTCAAAGACGCGCTCGCGGTGATCAAGCATGTCACGTCCTGGCATGTGATCGACCGCAATCAGGTGCAGACCGGTGAGACCTATACCGCGTCGGTGCGCATGCAACTCGACATCGCGCTGATGCCCAAGCCGTTCCAGATCGACGCGGTGAACAACCGCGACTGGAACCTCGCCTCCGAATGGAAGCGCTTCACCTTCACGGCGGCCGAACGTGCTAAATAAAGTGCGCTCATCCACAACCAGCGTCAGCAGCCTCGTCGTGCGAGTGCTGGTGTCGACGGTCGCGGTCACGGCCGTGCTGCTGCTCGTGCTGCTCGCCGCGGCCAGCGCCAATACCGAATTCTTCGACCGCTATTACCAGTGGCTGTACGCCGCCAACGTCGCGGTTGCGATGATCTTTTTGCTGGTCGTGGTGACGCTGGTCGTCATCATTATTGCGAGGTTGCGCAAGGGCAAGTTCGGCACGCGACTATTGGCGAAGCTCGCGTTCTTCATGGCGCTGGTCGGTGTGGTGCCGGGCGGCATCATCTACATCGTCTCGTATCAGTTCGTGTCGCGTAGTATCGAGTCGTGGTTCGACGTGAACGTCGAAACCGCGCTCACGTCCGGCCTGAATCTCGGGCGCGGCATGCTCGACGCGTCGCTGTCCGATCTGCAAACCAAGGGC from the Paraburkholderia fungorum genome contains:
- a CDS encoding DUF4390 domain-containing protein, translated to MTIKRFFPLRLAAVLWIALAVWLAAPGVAHADSIAVQRASLQADSSGWSLDARFDFDLNSNLEDAVNKGIPLYFTTDFELSRPRWYWFDEQPVSVSQSIRLSFQPLTREYRVSSVSSGGLQLGFSTLKDALAVIKHVTSWHVIDRNQVQTGETYTASVRMQLDIALMPKPFQIDAVNNRDWNLASEWKRFTFTAAERAK